One Aegilops tauschii subsp. strangulata cultivar AL8/78 chromosome 7, Aet v6.0, whole genome shotgun sequence genomic window carries:
- the LOC141027027 gene encoding uncharacterized protein: protein MREVWSLPAEHKFWFTGENWLQVVLDTESEEMRTKILMLLSRCWHLREDCLRNNGRETISGSVLFMKKYEEELRMAVASTDWDDAKNAGNTQAIDAQISARPIHANRNSDEKWIPPVHGTVKINTDAAYLDETGESAAGAVGRDHRGCVLKSVCKILPLCRSVEEAEARAILIGVQSIAEVYNGQVTIETDNQTIANELMAPQPTRSPNYGLILDIKKSLAAFSASTVQCVKRNMNKLAHGLAALTMSSGEQELIANVPNSLRHLMLSERTAPY, encoded by the coding sequence ATGAGAGAGGTGTGGAGTTTACCTGCTGAACATAAATTCTGGTTCACAGGTGAGAACTGGCTGCAAGTAGTGCTGGATACAGAAAGTGAGGAGATGCGCACCAAAATCCTTATGCTACTCTCGCGATGCTGGCATCTCAGAGAGGACTGCTTGCGAAATAATGGCAGAGAGACAATCAGCGGATCAGTGTTGTTTATGAAAAAGTATGAGGAGGAGTTAAGAATGGCAGTGGCATCAACTGATTGGGATGATGCAAAGAATGCAGGAAACACTCAAGCAATTGACGCCCAGATTTCAGCACGCCCCATCCATGCAAATAGAAATTCTGATGAAAAGTGGATTCCGCCTGTACATGGTACAGTTAAAATCAACACTGATGCAGCCTATTTAGATGAGACAGGAGAAAGTGCAGCTGGCGCTGTGGGCCGAGATCACAGGGGCTGTGTCCTCAAATCAGTCTGCAAGATTCTACCCCTATGTCGGAGTGTTGAGGAGGCCGAAGCCAGAGCCATTCTGATAGGAGTGCAGTCCATAGCAGAGGTGTATAATGGCCAGGTGACCATTGAGACGGACAATCAAACCATTGCTAATGAACTGATGGCACCACAGCCTACACGGTCCCCCAATTATGGTCTAATCTTGGACATCAAAAAGTCATTGGCCGCCTTCTCAGCCTCTACTGTTCAGTGCGTGAAGAGGAACATGAACAAGTTGGCTCATGGACTGGCTGCACTAACCATGAGCTCGGGAGAGCAAGAGTTGATCGCGAACGTGCCGAATAGTCTTCGTCATCTAATGCTCTCTGAACGTACTGCTCCGTATTGA